Proteins encoded by one window of Salirhabdus salicampi:
- a CDS encoding bifunctional enoyl-CoA hydratase/phosphate acetyltransferase — MNLFETIMDDVSKTGGKQVVAVAKADEQDVLFAIKAAMEHEIAKFLLFGNVDKMKEIANQIALNLTDERIKCIFSEDEQQAAMLAVQAVNNGEADVVMKGNLPSNVLLKEVLHKDYGIKGKGLLSHIAAFAFPAGEQFLFVTDAGMNIQPSLEEKVQIIQNAAKVVNSIGVDCPKIAVLAAVEVVNPKMPATLDAAILTQMQKRGQISDCIVDGPLAFDNAISEKAAKQKNVHSEVAGHADILLVPTIETGNSLYKSFVYYAQAKVAAFVTGGKAPIVLTSRADSAESKLYSLALALQSTNAN, encoded by the coding sequence ATGAACTTATTCGAAACGATAATGGATGATGTATCAAAGACAGGAGGAAAACAAGTAGTTGCTGTAGCAAAAGCAGACGAACAGGATGTACTATTTGCAATAAAAGCAGCGATGGAACATGAAATAGCAAAATTTCTTCTTTTTGGCAATGTCGATAAAATGAAAGAAATAGCCAATCAAATTGCTTTAAATCTCACAGATGAAAGGATAAAATGTATCTTTTCGGAAGACGAACAACAAGCTGCTATGTTAGCCGTGCAAGCTGTAAACAATGGTGAAGCAGATGTCGTTATGAAGGGAAACCTTCCTTCCAATGTTTTGTTAAAAGAAGTTCTTCATAAAGACTATGGAATAAAAGGGAAAGGTTTGTTATCACATATTGCAGCCTTCGCTTTTCCGGCAGGGGAGCAATTCTTATTTGTTACAGATGCTGGGATGAATATTCAACCTTCATTAGAAGAGAAGGTTCAAATTATTCAAAACGCTGCAAAGGTGGTCAACTCTATTGGGGTTGACTGTCCGAAAATAGCTGTTTTAGCTGCTGTTGAAGTGGTAAATCCGAAAATGCCAGCAACATTGGATGCTGCTATTTTGACCCAAATGCAAAAAAGAGGGCAAATTAGCGATTGTATCGTTGATGGTCCATTAGCTTTTGACAATGCAATTTCAGAAAAGGCTGCTAAACAAAAAAATGTTCATTCAGAAGTAGCTGGTCATGCAGATATTCTTCTAGTACCTACGATTGAAACAGGGAATTCATTGTATAAATCGTTCGTCTACTATGCTCAAGCTAAAGTCGCTGCTTTCGTAACTGGTGGAAAAGCACCAATTGTTTTAACATCCCGTGCGGATTCTGCAGAAAGTAAATTGTATTCGTTAGCTTTAGCTCTACAATCTACGAATGCCAATTAA
- the buk gene encoding butyrate kinase — protein MQQSVYRILVINPGSTSTKIGVFDNEVCIMEKTIRHQADDISAYNRIIDQYSFRKEIILEALHSEGINISKLDAVCGRGGLLRPIEGGTYKVNEKMLEDLRMGYNGEHASNLGGILAHEIATGLNIPAFIVDPVVVDELEEIARLSGVPEIPRKSIFHALNQKAVARKAAEELGKPYHQLNLIVAHMGGGITVGAHRQGRVIDVNNGLHGDGPFSPERAGTVPVGDLVQMCFSGEYFREEVMKKLVGHGGLMGYLQTNDALTVEQMIQEGDKKAEMVYDAMAYQVAKEIGAMSIVLNGKVDGIVLTGGLAYGKEFIHKISDRINWIADIMVYPGENELEALASGTLRVLKEEEEAKIYPNELV, from the coding sequence TTGCAGCAAAGTGTATACCGCATACTCGTCATCAATCCAGGCTCAACTTCAACCAAGATTGGTGTATTCGATAATGAAGTTTGTATTATGGAAAAAACAATTCGTCACCAAGCGGATGATATTTCGGCCTATAACCGGATTATTGATCAATACAGTTTCCGTAAAGAAATTATTCTGGAAGCACTTCATTCTGAAGGAATCAATATTTCGAAGTTAGATGCTGTTTGTGGCCGTGGCGGGCTGTTACGCCCAATTGAAGGCGGCACCTATAAAGTGAATGAGAAAATGTTAGAAGATTTAAGAATGGGGTATAACGGAGAACATGCGTCTAATCTTGGAGGTATTTTAGCACATGAAATTGCTACAGGATTAAACATTCCGGCTTTTATTGTAGACCCGGTAGTTGTAGATGAATTAGAAGAAATTGCGCGATTATCTGGTGTTCCTGAAATACCCCGTAAAAGTATTTTTCACGCTTTAAACCAAAAGGCTGTCGCGAGAAAAGCGGCTGAGGAATTAGGGAAACCTTATCATCAATTGAATTTGATTGTTGCGCATATGGGTGGTGGAATAACCGTTGGGGCTCACCGTCAAGGTCGAGTTATTGATGTTAATAATGGTCTTCACGGTGATGGTCCGTTTTCACCTGAAAGGGCCGGAACTGTTCCCGTTGGTGACCTCGTTCAAATGTGCTTTAGTGGTGAATATTTCCGTGAAGAAGTAATGAAAAAATTAGTAGGACACGGCGGCCTTATGGGATATTTACAAACTAACGATGCCTTAACGGTGGAACAGATGATTCAAGAAGGTGACAAAAAGGCGGAAATGGTATACGACGCGATGGCATACCAAGTAGCCAAAGAAATTGGTGCGATGAGTATCGTGTTAAACGGAAAGGTAGATGGAATTGTGCTAACTGGTGGCCTTGCTTACGGTAAAGAATTTATTCATAAAATTAGTGACCGGATTAACTGGATCGCGGATATTATGGTGTATCCTGGAGAAAACGAACTAGAAGCACTAGCATCTGGAACTTTGCGTGTACTGAAGGAAGAGGAAGAAGCAAAAATCTATCCGAATGAATTGGTATAG
- a CDS encoding dihydrolipoamide acetyltransferase family protein, which translates to MALEKINMPQLGESVTEGTISTWLVKEGDQVQKYDPIAEVMTDKVNAEVPSSFGGTVKEIVAKEGDTISVGDLMCYIEVEGGAEENNDTKPNEEKTAQQVHDGDDQSMKKRYSPAVLRLAQEHDIDLTQVDGTGKGGRITRKDVEKMIASGDIPKEADAPQQQKASRHADQVPASSAQPAVQTGAGDIEIPVTGVRKAIAQNMVKSKQEIPHAWMMVEVDVTNLVEYRNQMKDEFKQKEGYSLTFFAFFVKAVAQALKEFPQLNSTWAGDKIIQRKDINLSIAVAKDQELFVPVIKHADEKSIKGIARDITDLATKARNGKLTQADMQGGTFTVNNTGSFGSVQSMGVINAPQAAILQVESIVKRPVIIDGMFAARDMVNLCLSLDHRVLDGLICGQFLARLKEILQNVSKENTPIF; encoded by the coding sequence ATGGCATTGGAAAAAATCAACATGCCGCAACTTGGTGAAAGTGTAACTGAAGGAACGATTAGTACGTGGCTTGTCAAAGAGGGAGACCAAGTACAAAAGTACGATCCGATTGCTGAAGTTATGACAGATAAAGTAAATGCAGAAGTTCCTTCTTCCTTTGGCGGAACAGTAAAGGAAATTGTCGCAAAAGAAGGAGACACAATATCGGTTGGGGATTTAATGTGCTACATAGAAGTTGAAGGTGGAGCCGAAGAAAATAACGATACAAAACCAAATGAAGAAAAAACAGCACAACAGGTTCATGACGGTGATGACCAATCGATGAAAAAGCGGTACTCACCAGCCGTGCTTCGCTTAGCACAAGAACATGACATTGATTTAACCCAAGTAGATGGCACGGGGAAAGGTGGTAGAATTACCCGTAAAGATGTGGAAAAGATGATTGCATCAGGAGATATCCCGAAAGAAGCAGATGCTCCACAGCAGCAGAAAGCATCGCGTCATGCTGATCAGGTACCTGCATCAAGTGCACAACCAGCAGTACAAACTGGAGCAGGTGATATTGAAATTCCAGTCACAGGGGTAAGGAAGGCCATTGCTCAAAACATGGTGAAATCAAAGCAAGAAATTCCACATGCTTGGATGATGGTCGAGGTTGATGTGACAAACTTGGTGGAATACAGGAATCAAATGAAGGACGAATTCAAGCAGAAAGAAGGCTATAGTCTAACATTCTTTGCCTTCTTCGTAAAAGCAGTAGCACAAGCGTTGAAGGAATTCCCACAATTAAACAGTACGTGGGCCGGAGATAAAATTATTCAACGTAAAGATATTAACTTATCCATTGCGGTCGCGAAAGATCAAGAATTGTTCGTTCCTGTTATTAAACATGCTGATGAAAAGAGCATTAAAGGTATTGCCAGGGATATAACGGATCTAGCCACGAAAGCCCGTAACGGCAAATTAACACAGGCTGATATGCAAGGTGGTACGTTTACGGTTAATAATACCGGTTCTTTCGGTTCCGTACAATCGATGGGCGTCATCAATGCACCACAAGCGGCCATTTTACAAGTAGAATCCATTGTGAAACGGCCAGTCATTATTGATGGCATGTTTGCTGCGAGGGATATGGTGAACTTATGTCTGTCCTTAGACCATCGTGTCTTAGATGGACTCATTTGCGGTCAATTTTTAGCTCGATTGAAAGAAATATTACAAAATGTGTCAAAAGAGAATACACCTATTTTTTAA
- the lpdA gene encoding dihydrolipoyl dehydrogenase → MAQEYDLVIMGGGTGGYVAAIRASQLGLKVAVVEKEKLGGTCLHKGCIPSKALLRSAEVFRQTKEAEKYGIDTSAPKVNFLNVQQRKQQIIDTLHKGVQGLMKKGKIDVYEGFGRILGPSIFSPMPGTVSVEMNNGEENEMLVPKNVLIATGSKPNTLPGLEIDGQYVMTSDEALQMDELPSSIVIVGGGVIGIEWASMLADFGVDVTVIEYLDHILPSEDRDVSQEMVKLLQKKGIKLKTSTKVLPDTVQINNGVTIEAEHNGESVTFEADKMLVSVGRKANVQNIGLENTDIVVENGVIQTNQFYQTKESHIYAIGDVIGGMQLAHVASHEGIVAVEHIADANPYPMDYTQVPTCIYSNPEVASVGLTEEEARDKGFQVKVGKFPFQAVGKALVHGETDGFVKVIADQRSNDLLGVHMVGPHVTDMISEAGLAKVLDATPWEVGHTIHPHPTLSEAIGEAALAVEGKQIHG, encoded by the coding sequence ATGGCTCAAGAGTATGATTTAGTCATTATGGGCGGAGGTACAGGAGGTTATGTTGCTGCTATCCGTGCCTCTCAATTAGGCTTAAAGGTTGCAGTTGTTGAGAAAGAAAAACTTGGTGGAACGTGTTTGCATAAAGGTTGTATTCCATCAAAAGCGTTGTTACGTAGTGCTGAGGTATTCCGTCAAACAAAAGAGGCAGAAAAATACGGTATTGATACGTCTGCACCAAAAGTGAATTTTTTAAATGTTCAACAGCGTAAACAACAAATTATTGATACATTACATAAAGGCGTCCAAGGGTTAATGAAAAAAGGCAAAATTGATGTGTATGAAGGGTTTGGTCGAATTTTAGGGCCGAGTATTTTTTCGCCTATGCCAGGGACTGTTTCGGTTGAAATGAATAACGGTGAAGAAAATGAAATGTTAGTTCCGAAAAATGTGTTAATTGCCACTGGGTCAAAGCCGAATACATTGCCAGGTCTTGAAATTGATGGCCAATATGTTATGACATCAGATGAAGCGTTACAAATGGATGAGCTTCCATCCTCCATCGTCATTGTCGGTGGTGGTGTAATTGGGATTGAATGGGCATCCATGTTAGCAGATTTTGGTGTCGACGTAACCGTTATTGAATACTTGGATCACATTTTACCATCTGAAGATCGGGACGTTTCTCAGGAAATGGTGAAGTTGTTACAGAAGAAAGGAATTAAACTGAAAACGAGCACAAAAGTTTTACCAGATACGGTGCAAATAAACAATGGTGTGACAATCGAGGCTGAGCACAACGGTGAATCGGTGACGTTTGAAGCAGATAAGATGCTGGTTTCAGTTGGACGCAAAGCAAACGTCCAAAATATAGGTCTCGAAAATACGGATATTGTAGTGGAAAATGGTGTCATCCAAACGAATCAATTTTATCAAACAAAAGAAAGTCACATATATGCAATTGGCGATGTCATTGGAGGGATGCAGCTTGCTCATGTAGCTTCCCATGAAGGTATTGTAGCTGTTGAGCATATCGCAGACGCTAATCCTTATCCAATGGATTACACGCAAGTACCGACATGTATTTACTCTAATCCGGAAGTAGCTAGTGTAGGTTTAACCGAAGAAGAAGCCCGGGATAAAGGTTTTCAAGTTAAAGTAGGTAAATTTCCATTCCAAGCTGTAGGGAAAGCCCTTGTACATGGTGAAACGGACGGATTTGTAAAAGTGATAGCTGATCAAAGATCGAATGACTTATTAGGCGTTCATATGGTTGGTCCCCATGTTACCGATATGATTTCGGAAGCTGGTTTAGCGAAAGTGCTGGACGCAACACCATGGGAAGTGGGACATACAATTCACCCACATCCAACTTTGTCTGAAGCAATCGGCGAGGCTGCTTTGGCGGTGGAAGGAAAACAAATTCATGGTTAA
- a CDS encoding thiamine pyrophosphate-dependent dehydrogenase E1 component subunit alpha: MSKNRHEELGLSNEEVLEMFKTMLLARKIDERMWLLNRAGKIPFVISCQGQEGAQVGASFALNRTEDYVAPYYRDMGVVLAFGMTAKDLMLSAFAKAEDVNSGGRQMPGHFGQKKNRIVTGSSPVTTQLPHAVGIALAAKMERKDFVSFVTLGEGSSNQGDFHEGLNFAGVHKLPVITMVENNKYAISVPVERQIASKNVSDRAIGYGMPGYTIDGNDPLEVYRVVKEARERAVNGEGPTLIEAVTYRLTAHSSDDDDRAYREAEEVEEAKKKDTVYTFETYLKETGVLTEEKEKAIHEEIKQIVNEATDYAENAPYADPEDALKYVYGE, encoded by the coding sequence ATGAGTAAAAACCGGCATGAGGAGCTCGGTTTATCAAATGAAGAAGTACTTGAAATGTTTAAAACAATGCTTTTAGCTCGGAAAATTGATGAAAGAATGTGGTTATTAAACCGTGCTGGTAAAATACCATTCGTTATTTCTTGTCAAGGGCAGGAGGGAGCCCAAGTAGGAGCGTCATTTGCTTTGAATCGTACGGAAGATTATGTAGCGCCTTATTATCGTGATATGGGGGTAGTACTCGCTTTTGGTATGACTGCGAAAGATTTAATGCTCTCAGCTTTTGCGAAGGCGGAAGACGTAAACTCTGGTGGACGCCAAATGCCTGGACATTTCGGTCAAAAGAAAAACCGAATCGTAACAGGCTCTTCACCAGTTACTACACAGCTACCACATGCAGTAGGGATTGCGTTAGCTGCAAAAATGGAGCGAAAAGACTTCGTTTCCTTTGTCACGTTAGGTGAGGGTTCATCAAACCAAGGTGATTTTCATGAAGGGTTAAACTTTGCAGGTGTGCATAAACTCCCGGTCATAACCATGGTTGAAAATAATAAGTACGCTATTTCTGTACCAGTTGAGCGACAAATCGCAAGTAAGAATGTTTCGGATCGTGCCATTGGCTACGGGATGCCTGGGTACACAATTGATGGCAACGACCCCTTAGAAGTTTACCGTGTCGTTAAAGAAGCACGTGAACGTGCTGTAAATGGAGAAGGTCCTACGTTAATTGAAGCTGTAACATATCGTTTAACCGCCCATTCTAGTGACGATGATGATCGAGCATATCGTGAAGCAGAAGAGGTTGAAGAGGCTAAGAAAAAAGATACAGTTTATACGTTTGAGACGTATTTAAAAGAAACAGGTGTGCTGACAGAAGAGAAAGAGAAAGCAATACATGAAGAGATTAAACAAATTGTAAATGAAGCAACAGACTATGCGGAAAATGCACCGTATGCGGATCCTGAAGACGCTTTGAAATATGTATATGGAGAGTAA
- a CDS encoding alpha-ketoacid dehydrogenase subunit beta, with translation MPVMSYIQAVTKGLQEEMERDEKVFVLGEDVGKKGGVFRATDGLYEQFGEERVLDTPLAESAIAGVGIGAAMYGMRPVAEMQFADFIMPAINQIISEAARIRYRSNNDWNCPITIRAPFGGGVHGALYHSQSVEAIFANQPGLKIVIPSTPYDAKGLLKAAIRDDDPVLFFEHKRAYRLLKGEVPEDDYVLPIGKADIKREGSDITVITYGLCVHFALQAAEKLAEEGISAHIVDLRTVYPLDKEAIIEAAQKTGKVLLITEDNKEGSIISEVSAIISEHCLFDLDSPVKRLAGPDVPAMPYAPTMEKFFMMNPDKVEKAMRELAEF, from the coding sequence ATGCCAGTAATGTCATATATTCAAGCTGTAACAAAAGGGTTACAGGAGGAAATGGAACGAGACGAAAAGGTGTTTGTATTAGGTGAAGATGTTGGGAAAAAAGGCGGTGTATTCCGCGCGACTGATGGCCTGTACGAACAGTTCGGAGAAGAACGGGTACTCGATACACCATTAGCGGAGTCTGCTATTGCCGGTGTCGGTATCGGAGCTGCGATGTATGGGATGCGTCCAGTAGCAGAAATGCAGTTCGCTGATTTCATTATGCCAGCAATAAACCAAATTATATCTGAAGCTGCCCGTATTCGTTACCGTTCGAACAATGATTGGAACTGTCCAATAACGATTCGTGCTCCGTTCGGAGGTGGTGTACACGGTGCATTATATCACTCTCAATCAGTGGAAGCCATATTTGCCAATCAACCAGGCTTAAAAATTGTCATTCCATCTACTCCTTATGATGCAAAAGGGTTATTAAAGGCAGCTATCCGTGATGATGATCCTGTTTTATTTTTCGAGCATAAACGGGCATATCGTCTATTAAAAGGTGAAGTACCTGAGGACGATTACGTATTGCCAATTGGTAAGGCAGATATTAAACGAGAAGGTTCAGATATTACGGTCATCACCTACGGATTATGTGTTCATTTTGCTTTACAAGCAGCAGAAAAATTAGCCGAAGAAGGCATTTCAGCCCACATTGTCGATTTACGAACAGTGTATCCGCTGGATAAAGAAGCCATTATTGAAGCAGCTCAAAAGACCGGGAAAGTGTTACTAATTACGGAAGACAATAAAGAAGGTAGCATTATTAGTGAGGTTTCAGCGATTATATCCGAACACTGTTTATTCGATTTAGATTCTCCTGTGAAACGACTTGCAGGCCCAGATGTACCTGCTATGCCTTATGCACCAACGATGGAAAAGTTCTTTATGATGAACCCTGATAAAGTTGAAAAAGCAATGCGTGAACTTGCGGAGTTTTAA
- the bcd gene encoding branched-chain amino acid dehydrogenase, with the protein MELFTYLEQYDYEQVLFCQDKNSGLKAIIAIHDTTIGPALGGTRMWTYDSEEEAVIDALRLAKGMTYKNAAAGLNLGGGKTVIIGDPRKDKNEEMFRAFGRYIQGLNGRYITAEDVGTTEADMDLIYQETDFVTGISPAFGSSGNPSPATAYGVYRGMKAAAKEAFGSDSLEGKVVAVQGVGSVAFTLCRHLHEEGAQLIVTDINKEAVNRAVEEFGAKAVDPNDIYDVECDIYAPCALGATVNDETIPRLKAKVIAGSANNQLKESRHGDIIHEKGIAYAPDYVINAGGVINVADELYGYSHDRAMKRIEGIYDTIEKVFSISKRDNVPTHLAADRLAEERIETLRKSRSQFLRNGHNILTRKR; encoded by the coding sequence ATGGAATTATTTACTTATTTAGAACAATATGATTACGAGCAAGTTTTATTTTGCCAAGATAAAAATTCTGGCTTAAAAGCAATTATTGCTATTCATGATACAACAATTGGTCCTGCTTTAGGTGGAACGCGTATGTGGACATATGACTCTGAGGAAGAAGCGGTTATAGACGCCCTACGTTTAGCGAAAGGGATGACATATAAAAACGCAGCAGCAGGATTGAATTTAGGTGGAGGTAAAACCGTAATTATTGGGGATCCACGTAAAGATAAAAACGAAGAAATGTTTCGTGCGTTCGGTCGTTACATTCAAGGGCTGAATGGACGTTATATTACAGCGGAAGATGTAGGGACGACGGAAGCGGATATGGACTTAATCTACCAAGAGACTGACTTTGTGACAGGAATATCACCGGCGTTTGGTTCATCTGGTAATCCTTCTCCGGCTACTGCATACGGTGTGTATCGCGGTATGAAAGCTGCAGCGAAGGAAGCCTTTGGCTCTGACTCCTTAGAGGGGAAAGTAGTTGCAGTTCAAGGTGTAGGTAGTGTTGCCTTCACATTATGTAGACATTTACATGAAGAAGGTGCACAGCTAATCGTTACAGATATTAATAAAGAAGCGGTAAACCGAGCAGTAGAGGAATTTGGGGCTAAAGCGGTTGACCCAAATGATATATACGACGTTGAATGTGATATTTATGCACCATGTGCCCTCGGTGCTACAGTCAACGATGAAACAATCCCAAGACTGAAAGCGAAAGTCATTGCTGGTTCTGCAAATAATCAGCTTAAAGAGTCAAGGCATGGTGATATTATTCATGAAAAAGGAATTGCATATGCACCGGATTATGTCATAAATGCTGGTGGCGTTATAAATGTTGCGGATGAATTATATGGATACAGTCATGATCGAGCTATGAAACGCATTGAAGGCATCTACGACACGATTGAGAAAGTATTTTCTATTTCAAAGCGTGACAATGTTCCGACACATTTAGCTGCAGATCGTTTAGCAGAAGAACGCATCGAAACATTACGGAAGTCACGTAGTCAATTTTTGCGTAACGGACACAACATATTAACGAGAAAAAGATAG